TCGCGCTGAAAAACTTCGACAAATTCCCGCCCGATAATCTTGCGCTTCATCTCCGGATCGCTAATGCCTTTGAGATTCAAGAAGAAATCATAACTGGCATCAACATGAATGACTTTAACCGCGAGATTGTTGGCGAAGGTTTCCATCACCTGCTTCGCTTCGTTGGCGCGCAACAAACCGTTGTCGACGAATACGCACGTCAATTGATCGCCGATGGCGCGATGAATCAACGCCGCTGCAACCGATGAATCCACACCGCCGGATAAACCCAGAATTACTTGATCGCTCCCAACCATCGCACGAATTTTTCCGATCGCTTCCGCAACATAATCCGGCATGTTCCAATCGCGACCCAAGCCGCAAATGTCGTGCACAAAACGCTCGATTATAGCCTTGCCTTGCAACGTATGCGTCACTTCGGGATGGAACTGGATGCCGCAAAACCGGCGCCGGTCATCGGCCATTGCCGCTATCGGGGTAGCGGCGTTAAACGCCATGACATCAAACCCGGCCGGCAAAGAAACCACCGAATCGCCGTGACTCATCCACACTTCCAGAATGCCTTCGCCGTCCTGATTGGTGCGGTCTCGAATATCCCGGAAGAGCGCGCCGGACGCCGTCGTTTGCAATTCGGCATAACCAAATTCGCGCACCCGGGCGCTTTCAACCGTGCCCCCCAATTGCGCGGCCATTGTTTGCATGCCGTAACAAATGCCCAGCACCGGCACTCCGAGTTCAAAGACAATTTGCGGCGCTCGCGGTGTTTCCTCTTCGAAGACTGATGCAGGACCGCCGGATAGGATAATGCCTTGCGGCGCGAAAGCTTTAATCCACTCGGGATCGGTATCATACGGATGCAGTTCGCAATACACATTGGTTTCGCGTACCCGGCGGGCAATCAGCTGCGTGTACTGGGAGCCGAAATCCAGAATTAGGATTTTCTGATGCATGATGTTCAGTGATTATTTGACGTGATAATTCGGTGCTTCTTTGGTGATCTGCACGTCGTGCACGTGCGATTCGCGGATACCGGCGGAAGTAATTTCCACAAATTCGGCGCGTTCGTGCATAGCGGCAATCGATTCGCAACCCAGATATCCCATGCTGGAGCGCACGCCGCCCATCAATTGATGGATCACAGCCGACATATTGCCCTTGAACGGCACCCGGCCTTCCACGCCTTCGGGAACCAACTTGTCGTTATTCTTTTGTTCCTTGTCCTGGAAATAACGATCGCTGGAACCTTGCTGCATCGCAGACAACGACCCCATGCCACGATAGCTTTTGTACGAACGTCCTTGAAACAATTCGATCTCGCCCGGTGCCTCTGTCGTTCCAGCAAACAAACCGCCGAGCATTACGGAATTAGCGCCAGCCGCCAGCGCTTTGGCGATATCTCCGGAATAGCGGATGCCGCCGTCGGCGATCATCGGCACGCCGGATCCTTTTAATGCTTCGGAAACGTCATGGATAGCGGTGATTTGCGGAATACCGACTCCGGCGACAATACGTGTGGTGCAAATCGAACCGGGACCGATGCCGACTTTCACCGCATCCGCGCCATGATCGACCAGCGCTCTGGCAGCGGCTGCCGTGGCCACATTCCCGCCGATCACTTGCACCGACGGCAGATTTTTTTTGACCCAAGCCACCCGGTCGAGCACGCTTTGCGAATGACCATGCGCGGTATCGACTACAATCACATCGACCCCTGCTTCCGCCAGCGCCAGCGCACGTTCTTCACTGCCTTCACCGACGCCGACCGCGGCGCCGACACGCAGTTGCCCCTGTTCATCCTTACACGCCAGTGGATATTCCGAAGTTTTAATGATGTCTTTAACCGTTATCAATCCGCATAACTCGAACTGATCGTTGACCACCAGCACCCGTTCCAGGCGGTGCCGATGCAGCAACGCCAATACCGCATCGCGCGGCGTGTCTTCCTTGACCGTAACCAGCCGCTTCTTGGGCGTCATGATGTGCTTGATCGCTTGGTCCAAATTGGTTTCAAAGCGCAAGTCACGGTTAGTCACGATGCCGACAACCTTATTTCCATTGACAACCGGCAATCCGGAGATTTTGTGCCGCCGGATCAGTTCAAGCACTTCACGCACGGTCATATTCGGATGAATCGTAACCGGATCTTTCACGACGCCGCTCTCGAACCGCTTGACTTGCGCCACATGCGCCGCTTGAGCCTCGATCGACATATTTTTATGAATGATGCCGATACCGCCTTCCTGCGCCAGAGCGATCGCCAGCGGCGCCTCGGTAACGGTATCCATGGCGGCGGATACTACCGGAATATCCAGCGTGATAGTGCGGGTCAATTGCGTCGCCAGACTGACATCACGAGGTAAAACCGTCGAATGGGCTGGAATCAACAGAACATCATCAAAGGTAAGCGCTTTTTGAATCAATTGCATGACAACAATCCTTGGCAAAGTGACATTATAGCCAAATTCGACGGCGAATTTAGCGTCAAATCGGCTAAGAATACAGCATATTTCCGCAGACTATGATTAAATGTGCAAATTCTTTAAGTTGCATAAATGCAATACCGATGTACCCGGATTATTCATTTTTGGAGCGTGCAATGAAAGTTTTCGCGTGGTTAGGATTTATAATATTGTTAAATGCCTCGACCGCCAGCGCGCAAATTTATAAATGGATCGATGAACACGGCAAAACGCAATATACCGACCGGCCGCCGCCGCCCGACGTGAAAGCTGAAGGTAAACGTTTGAATATCAAATCTTCACCGGTTGCCGGCGGGCATGGCCCAACCAAAGATGTATCCGATCAAAGAGAAGAATTTGACAAGCGCCGGCAAGAGCGGCGGGAAGAAGACGCCAAGCTGCAAGCCAAGTCTGAAGAAAACAAAAAGAAGTGCATTGAAGCCCAAACGCAACTCAGAATGTACGCGGATTCCCCCCGTTTGACGATCCCCGATGGCGCCGGCGGCGTTGTTTATGTCGATGATGATCTGCGGCAAAGAAAAATTGACGATGCCAACAAAGCAATCAAAAAGTATTGTAACTAAACAACCACCGGCTAAAGCCGGTGGGTTTGAGTTACGGACTGAAAGTCCGGATACGCGTCGACTAAACGACGCGTCTTATTCCGGCTCCATTTTAAAATTGTCGTTTGGATTTGGCTCAAAATGATGCTCCAAGTATTGTTTGATCATCTCTTCTGTCATCTGACCTACTGTCACGCAGAAATACCCTCGCGCCCAAAAATGCCTTCCCCAGTACCGCTTCTTCAAGTGAGGAAATTCTTCAAACAGATAGCTCGATGTTCGTCCTTTTAGCCGCCTCATGATCTCACTCGGAGCCATCTCCGGCGGACAACTCACCAGAATATGCACATGATCCTTACTTACTACACCCTGTACAATTCTCATTTCAAATGCTTCACACGTCTGACGAACCAACTCTCGTACTCGTTCTGCTACTTCTCCCTTCAGAATCTTATATCTATACTTCGTTACCCATACAAAATGATATTCAATCTGATAAACCGTATGACTTCCATATCTATAATCCATGCCACACCTCCTGTGTGGCATATTCTCGCAGCTAAAGCTGACCGGCTGAAGCCGGTGGTTTTAACCTTATGATGGACAATAAACCGGTAACAACTGACTAGATGACCGCTCCCACCGGCAAATTGCTATTGGCCGCAATCCTTTTACTCACGGGCCTCGGTGCCGGAACAGCGCTTTCCGATCCTGACAATACCCGCATCGCAACCGATACACGAAGCGCTTCCGCGCAAAATCCCGCCAGACCGGGAATGATGTGGCAGATATTACCCGGTGAAGATATTCGAGAAACCGCCCGGCTGGTTTATCCGCAAAACCCCGCAGCCCGCGACAACCTGATTCGCGCCATCATCCAGACCAATCCGCAGCATTTTCCCGGCGGCGGTTATCAGTTTCTGGCTGCCGGTGCCATCATTCACTTTCCGGATTTAAGAACCATTGGCGCTTATGCGAAAACCGCAAAACAATCGCACAAAGCGCCCGCCGTGAAAAAAACACCGCAGAGCCAGCCG
This is a stretch of genomic DNA from Nitrosomonas sp. sh817. It encodes these proteins:
- the guaB gene encoding IMP dehydrogenase — protein: MQLIQKALTFDDVLLIPAHSTVLPRDVSLATQLTRTITLDIPVVSAAMDTVTEAPLAIALAQEGGIGIIHKNMSIEAQAAHVAQVKRFESGVVKDPVTIHPNMTVREVLELIRRHKISGLPVVNGNKVVGIVTNRDLRFETNLDQAIKHIMTPKKRLVTVKEDTPRDAVLALLHRHRLERVLVVNDQFELCGLITVKDIIKTSEYPLACKDEQGQLRVGAAVGVGEGSEERALALAEAGVDVIVVDTAHGHSQSVLDRVAWVKKNLPSVQVIGGNVATAAAARALVDHGADAVKVGIGPGSICTTRIVAGVGIPQITAIHDVSEALKGSGVPMIADGGIRYSGDIAKALAAGANSVMLGGLFAGTTEAPGEIELFQGRSYKSYRGMGSLSAMQQGSSDRYFQDKEQKNNDKLVPEGVEGRVPFKGNMSAVIHQLMGGVRSSMGYLGCESIAAMHERAEFVEITSAGIRESHVHDVQITKEAPNYHVK
- a CDS encoding DUF4124 domain-containing protein — translated: MKVFAWLGFIILLNASTASAQIYKWIDEHGKTQYTDRPPPPDVKAEGKRLNIKSSPVAGGHGPTKDVSDQREEFDKRRQERREEDAKLQAKSEENKKKCIEAQTQLRMYADSPRLTIPDGAGGVVYVDDDLRQRKIDDANKAIKKYCN
- the tnpA gene encoding IS200/IS605 family transposase: MDYRYGSHTVYQIEYHFVWVTKYRYKILKGEVAERVRELVRQTCEAFEMRIVQGVVSKDHVHILVSCPPEMAPSEIMRRLKGRTSSYLFEEFPHLKKRYWGRHFWARGYFCVTVGQMTEEMIKQYLEHHFEPNPNDNFKMEPE
- the guaA gene encoding glutamine-hydrolyzing GMP synthase, yielding MHQKILILDFGSQYTQLIARRVRETNVYCELHPYDTDPEWIKAFAPQGIILSGGPASVFEEETPRAPQIVFELGVPVLGICYGMQTMAAQLGGTVESARVREFGYAELQTTASGALFRDIRDRTNQDGEGILEVWMSHGDSVVSLPAGFDVMAFNAATPIAAMADDRRRFCGIQFHPEVTHTLQGKAIIERFVHDICGLGRDWNMPDYVAEAIGKIRAMVGSDQVILGLSGGVDSSVAAALIHRAIGDQLTCVFVDNGLLRANEAKQVMETFANNLAVKVIHVDASYDFFLNLKGISDPEMKRKIIGREFVEVFQRESAKISDAKWLAQGTIYPDVIESAGGKTKKAHTIKSHHNVGGLPETLHLKLLEPLRELFKDEVRELGLVLGLPREMVFRHPFPGPGLGVRILGEVKFEYAELLRHADQIFIEELQRSGWYEKTSQAFAVFLPVKSVGVMGDGRTYEYVIALRAVQTQDFMTANWAELPYSLLSKVSNRIINEIRGINRVVYDISGKPPATIEWE